In Nitrospirota bacterium, the genomic stretch ATAATTGTAACGGATTTGCCGAAAAAAAATAGCGGGGATTGCAGGACGCCTCACCTGTATCGGCCGGCACCGGGATGGCGCCGGACGATACGGATCACTTCCTGAACCCGCTCAGTGTTTTATAGGCGGCGCTGATCGTTTTTTCGATATCAGCCGCGGTATGGGCGAGCGAAATGAACCCCGCCTCGAACTGCGAGGGCGCCAGGTTGACCCCCTGCTCGAGCATCGCCCTGAAGAAGCGGGAGAAGAGGGCCGTATCCGCGGTCTTGGCGGTCTCGTAATCGACCACCTCCCGGTCGGTAAAATAGGTGCAGAACATGGTGCCCGCGCGGTAGAACCTCGCCGCAACCCCTGCCCTGGCCGCAGCATCTTTCAGCCCTTCTTCGAGGCGCTGCATCGTTTTTTCGAGCGTCTTGTAAGTCCCCCGCTTCGAGAGTATCTTCAAGGTCTCTATGCCCGCGGTCATCGCCAGGGGATTCCCCGAAAGCGTACCGGCCTGGTAGACCGGCCCTTCTGGAGAGATGATGGACATGATCTCCTTCCTGCCGCCGTAGGCGCCGACCGGCAGCCCGCCGCCGATCACCTTGCCGAGGCAGGTCAGGTCAGGGGTTATCCCGTAGTGCGCCTGGGCGCCGCCGTAGGCGACCCTGAACCCTGTCATCACTTCGTCGAAGATGAGGACAATGCCGTACTTCTCCGTCTCGGTCCGGAGCGTTTCGAGAAAGCCCGGACGGGGGAGCACGCAGCCGATATTGCCCACCACCGGCTCGACAATGACACAGGCTATCTCCTTTCCCGCCTTCCCGAGCATCTCCTTGAACGCGTCGATGTCGTTATAGGGAAGCGTTATCGTATTCTCAGCATACGAGGCCGGCACACCCGGGCTGTCGGGGAGCCCGAAGGTGGCAGCGCCGGACCCCGCTTTGACGAGCAGGCCGTCGGCATGGCCGTGATAGCAGCCCTCGAACTTGATGATCTTGTCCCGCCGGGTGAACCCGCGGGCTGCGCGTATGGCACTCATAGTCGCCTCGGTTCCCGAATTGACCATGCGGATCTTCTCGATCGAAGGATACGCCTTCATCACCATATGGGCGAGCTCTACCTCGAGGGGTGTCGGCGCGCCGAAGCTCGTCCCGTTCTCCGCAGCCTTCTTGAGCGCCTTGACGACCGCAGGATGGGCGTGCCCCACGATCATGGGACCCCAGGAGAGGACATAATCGATAAAGGCGTTTCCGTCCACATCGTAAATCTTGGAACCTTTCGCCTTTTTTATGAAAAGCGGCGAGCCCCCCACTGCCTTGAACGCCCGCACCGGGCTGTTCACCCCTCCGGGCATCACTGCCTGCGCCTTCTGAAAGAGCATCTTCGACCTGGACTGTTTCATCATCTTCATCTTCATCCCTCTGGCCTCTGGCCTCTGGAAATTCAATAGTTTTCACTGAATGTAGCATAAGTTTCGACGGCATGTCAAAAACTGCCGCGTACTTAATTATACTCTCTTGCAGCGCCTCTTTTATTGACAAGGGGACGGTAAAAAAATTAAAGTGGTGGATTCACCCCCGGAGGAGCACGCAATGGAACCGCTACCCTTCAAAAACGGGATATACATAACGGAGCCGGGCAAGGCGTCGCCCCTGGCGAAGGCGCTGCCCTCCGCAAGCTTCTACCGGAGAATGGCGGGGATCGTCCTCAGGTCGAGCAGGCTGGCGAAGCGCGGGCAGTACAAGACCCCCGAGTGGGCGGAGAGCAGCCGCGCCATCCTCGATGCCCTCGAAGCGTCGGGCGTCGTCTTCGAGATAACCGGTGCCGGGCATGTGGCCGGCCTCGCGGAGCCCTGCGTATTCATCGCCAATCACATGAGCACCCTCGAAACCTTTGTCCTGCCCTGCATCATCGCCCCTTTCCGGGAAGTGACCTTCGTGGTGAAGCAGAGCCTCATCGATTACCCCGTCTTCAGGCATGTGATGCGCTCGCGGGACCCGGTCGTGGTCGGCAGGACGAATCCCCGCGAAGATCTAAAGGCGGTGCTGGAGGGAGGGACCGAACGGCTGCATGCCGGCAGATCGGTCATCATCTTTCCGCAGACGACCCGGACAGCGGACTTCGACGCCGCGGCCTTCAACACCATCGGGATCAAGCTCGCCAGGAAAGCGGATGTCCCGGCAGTCCCCATCGCGCTCAAGACCGATGCCTGGGGCAACGGGAAGCATATCAGGGATTTCGGCAGGATCGACCCTTCGAAAAAGGTCTGGTTCTCTTTCGGCGAGCCGCTCCGGGTTGCGGACCGGGGGACCGGGGAGCATCAGGCGATCATCGCATTCATCGAGAGCAGGCTGCGGGAGTGGACTCGGCAGCCCCGCCCCTGACGCCGCTCAGCGCAGCGCGCCTCCCCCCATCTCGGCCTCATAGAATTGATAGGTGTTCCGCCCCCGCTGCTTGGCATGGTACATCGCTATGTCGGCCCGCTTCAGAAGGGTCTCGGCATCCTCGCCGTCTTCCGGGTAGAGACTCAGGCCGATGCTGGCCGTGACGCGGAGCACCCGGTCCTCGATGGCAAAAGGCTCCTGGAACACGGCGAGCAGTTTTCCGGCCACCACGAACGCGTCCTCGGCGCACTGGATCTCCGTAAGCACCATGATGAACTCGTCGCCGCCGATTCGGGCTACCATATCCGATTTCCGTGTGCAGCATTTGAGCCTGCCGGCGACCTCCTTCAGCAGCTGGTCACCGACGGCGTGCCCCAGGGAGTCATTAATAGCCTTGAACCCGTCGAGGTCGAGGAACATCACGGTCAGCATCGCGTGCGTGCGGCCGGCCTGGTGCAGGGCGCTGTTGAGGCATTCCATGAAGAGCACCCTGTTCGGGAGATCGGTGAGCAGGTCGTGGTTCGCCTGGTAGGTGATCGCCTCCTCCATCCTTTTGCGCTCGGTGATGTCGACGAGACTCTCGATGAGGTACTTCCTGCCGTGGAGCATCACCGGGACGACCGTCTTCAGGATGGGAACTTTTTCACCGTCCGCTCGCAGCAATACCCGCTCCGCATTGTCGACGGTGCGGCCCCTGTCGGTAATGGGGCACTCGCCCGCCTGGGTGGGACAGACGAACTGGTGACAGATATTCCCGATGATCTCCTCCTTGGCGAGGCCGATGGCCCTGACCGCCACGGGATTCGCCTCGACGATGCGATGTGTTTCCGCATCGATGATCAGGATGCCGGTCTGGATCGCATCCATGACGGTCTTGAGGTACTGTTCGCTCTCCCGCAGCGCGGCGACATGCATGGAGTTCTTGATCGCCACGGCAGCATGGTTGCCGATGTTCTGGTAGAGCGATATCTCCTCGCCGGTAAAGACGCGGCGATTACGGATATGGCCGACGAGCACGCCGAAGACCTCTTCCTCGATCATCATGGGCACGCCGATAGCGGAAGTAATGTCCCTCTCTCTCACCACCGAGGGCACTTCGAAGCGGGTCTCTGTCCTGAAATCGAGGACCGTACCGGGCTGCCGGGTTTTGGCCACATACGAGGCCAGCCCCTCCCCCTCGACAACGAAGAAGCTGCCGATCAGGGACTCGGGATAGCCGAGCGTGTCCTCGATCACGAGCCGGGTCCCGTCTTCGGAGAGGATCATCAGGGTGGAATAATCGAGGGCGAGCAGCTCCTTCGCGATGCCGACCACCTTCCGGTAGAGCCGCTTCAGGTCGGTGGTGGTGGTGATCTCCCTGGACACGAAGAGCAGCCGCTTGAGGGTCCCTGTCTGCCGCTCTATCACCTCGTTCAGGACAGGGCCGGGCACCGGCTTCCTCAGTTCGTTGAGCAGCTCACGAAGCTCGACGAGCTCGCGGATGAGCTGTTCTCTCGATTTGTCCTCGTCTCTCATAAGCGCTCCCGTGCCGGCAGGCGCACCTCTT encodes the following:
- a CDS encoding diguanylate cyclase, with the translated sequence MRDEDKSREQLIRELVELRELLNELRKPVPGPVLNEVIERQTGTLKRLLFVSREITTTTDLKRLYRKVVGIAKELLALDYSTLMILSEDGTRLVIEDTLGYPESLIGSFFVVEGEGLASYVAKTRQPGTVLDFRTETRFEVPSVVRERDITSAIGVPMMIEEEVFGVLVGHIRNRRVFTGEEISLYQNIGNHAAVAIKNSMHVAALRESEQYLKTVMDAIQTGILIIDAETHRIVEANPVAVRAIGLAKEEIIGNICHQFVCPTQAGECPITDRGRTVDNAERVLLRADGEKVPILKTVVPVMLHGRKYLIESLVDITERKRMEEAITYQANHDLLTDLPNRVLFMECLNSALHQAGRTHAMLTVMFLDLDGFKAINDSLGHAVGDQLLKEVAGRLKCCTRKSDMVARIGGDEFIMVLTEIQCAEDAFVVAGKLLAVFQEPFAIEDRVLRVTASIGLSLYPEDGEDAETLLKRADIAMYHAKQRGRNTYQFYEAEMGGGALR
- the hemL gene encoding glutamate-1-semialdehyde 2,1-aminomutase, with amino-acid sequence MKQSRSKMLFQKAQAVMPGGVNSPVRAFKAVGGSPLFIKKAKGSKIYDVDGNAFIDYVLSWGPMIVGHAHPAVVKALKKAAENGTSFGAPTPLEVELAHMVMKAYPSIEKIRMVNSGTEATMSAIRAARGFTRRDKIIKFEGCYHGHADGLLVKAGSGAATFGLPDSPGVPASYAENTITLPYNDIDAFKEMLGKAGKEIACVIVEPVVGNIGCVLPRPGFLETLRTETEKYGIVLIFDEVMTGFRVAYGGAQAHYGITPDLTCLGKVIGGGLPVGAYGGRKEIMSIISPEGPVYQAGTLSGNPLAMTAGIETLKILSKRGTYKTLEKTMQRLEEGLKDAAARAGVAARFYRAGTMFCTYFTDREVVDYETAKTADTALFSRFFRAMLEQGVNLAPSQFEAGFISLAHTAADIEKTISAAYKTLSGFRK
- a CDS encoding lysophospholipid acyltransferase family protein; its protein translation is MEPLPFKNGIYITEPGKASPLAKALPSASFYRRMAGIVLRSSRLAKRGQYKTPEWAESSRAILDALEASGVVFEITGAGHVAGLAEPCVFIANHMSTLETFVLPCIIAPFREVTFVVKQSLIDYPVFRHVMRSRDPVVVGRTNPREDLKAVLEGGTERLHAGRSVIIFPQTTRTADFDAAAFNTIGIKLARKADVPAVPIALKTDAWGNGKHIRDFGRIDPSKKVWFSFGEPLRVADRGTGEHQAIIAFIESRLREWTRQPRP